Proteins from one Nicotiana tabacum cultivar K326 chromosome 23, ASM71507v2, whole genome shotgun sequence genomic window:
- the LOC107799642 gene encoding pentatricopeptide repeat-containing protein At1g03540-like: MFLKLFIQRHYSSITSLTNPPSKESETIQLCRSGLLSQALNLLNTISSANRISSKPILYATLIQACTKAHSFNHGLQFHCHVIKTGLENDRFVGNSLLALYFKLGPTFADTRRFFDGMLYKDVVAWSSMITGYVKIGKPNVSLKLYGEMIGLGFEPNGFTLSAVIKACSEIGLLKLGRGFHGVVIIRGFDENNVIVSALIDMYGKNCESGDAVKVFDELPEPDAVCWTSVISGLTRCELHEEALRLFYLMHRKNGLLPDLFTFGSVLTALGNSGRPRQGREVHAKIVTSGLCGNVVVDSSLVDMYAKCGLVSDSQRVFDRMAKTNFVSWCALMGGYCQKGDFDAVIELFRMMGKVDLYSFGTVLRACAGLAALKSGKEVHCQYLRRGGWSDVIVESALVDLYAKCGFDSYAYVIFRQMKVTNSVTWNSMISGFAQNGKGTEAIAVFEEMISEEVKPDYISFIAVLFACSHSGMVDEGRKYFLSMINEYGIKPHIEHYSCMVDLLGRVGEIEEAESLILGAECRNDSSLWATLLGACTSSTNPTAAERIAKKMMELKPDYHLSYVLLANVYRAVGRWADALEIRRQMQEKRVNKITGKSWI, encoded by the coding sequence ATGTTCTTGAAACTATTTATCCAACGCCATTACAGCTCTATTACTTCCCTCACAAATCCACCCTCTAAAGAATCCGAAACAATCCAACTTTGCAGGTCAGGATTACTTTCCCAAGCTCTAAACCTTCTCAACACCATAAGCTCTGCTAATAGAATCTCCTCAAAACCAATACTATACGCCACATTAATACAAGCATGTACGAAAGCCCATTCATTCAATCACGGGCTTCAATTCCACTGTCACGTCATCAAAACGGGCCTCGAAAATGACCGTTTTGTCGGGAACAGCTTGCTTGCTTTGTATTTCAAATTGGGTCCCACTTTTGCGGATACTCGTAGGTTCTTTGATGGAATGTTGTACAAGGATGTTGTTGCTTGGTCTTCGATGATAACTGGGTATGTTAAAATAGGAAAGCCTAATGTTTCTTTGAAATTGTATGGAGAAATGATTGGTTTGGGTTTTGAGCCAAATGGGTTCACTTTATCTGCTGTGATTAAAGCTTGTTCTGAAATTGGGCTTTTGAAATTGGGCCGTGGGTTTCATGGTGTTGTGATTATCCGTGGATTTGATGAGAATAATGTGATTGTGAGCGCATTGATTGATATGTATGGAAAGAATTGTGAATCAGGTGATGCAGttaaggtgtttgatgaattgcctGAACCAGATGCTGTTTGTTGGACTTCGGTTATTTCGGGTCTCACGAGGTGTGAATTGCATGAGGAGGCTTTGAGGTTGTTTTATTTAATGCATAGGAAGAATGGGTTGTTGCCCGATTTGTTTACGTTTGGAAGTGTGCTGACTGCACTGGGTAATTCGGGTAGGCCGAGGCAAGGTAGAGAAGTTCATGCTAAGATTGTAACAAGTGGACTTTGTGGGAATGTTGTTGTGGATAGTAGTTTAGTGGATATGTATGCGAAATGTGGGCTGGTTAGTGATTCTCAGCGTGTTTTTGACCGAATGGCTAAGACGAATTTTGTGTCGTGGTGTGCGTTGATGGGCGGATACTGTCAAAAGGGTGACTTTGACGCTGTTATCGAGCTTTTTAGGATGATGGGGAAAGTTGATCTTTATAGCTTTGGGACTGTTCTTCGTGCCTGTGCCGGGTTGGCAGCTTTGAAGTCGGGGAAGGAAGTTCACTGCCAGTATTTAAGGAGAGGTGGCTGGAGTGATGTTATTGTGGAATCAGCTCTAGTTGATCTATATGCAAAATGTGGCTTTGATAGTTACGCCTATGTTATTTTTCGCCAAATGAAGGTTACGAATTCCGTTACCTGGAACTCAATGATATCTGGATTTGCTCAGAATGGGAAAGGCACGGAAGCCATTGCAGTATTCGAGGAGATGATTAGTGAAGAGGTCAAACCGGATTACATCAGCTTTATCGCAGTTCTTTTTGCTTGTAGTCACAGTGGTATGGTTGATGAAGGGCGAAAGTATTTTCTCTCAATGATTAATGAGTATGGTATCAAACCTCATATTGAGCATTATAGTTGCATGGTCGATCTTCTTGGTCGGGTTGGAGAGATAGAAGAAGCTGAAAGCTTGATTCTAGGTGCAGAATGCAGAAACGATTCTTCCCTTTGGGCTACCCTACTTGGCGCTTGTACTAGCAGCACAAATCCTACTGCTGCGGAGCGTATTGCAAAGAAAATGATGGAACTAAAACCTGATTATCATTTGAGTTATGTTCTTCTAGCAAATGTGTACAGAGCAGTAGGCCGGTGGGCCGATGCTCTTGAGATTCGGAGGCAGATGCAAGAAAAAAGAGTGAATAAGATAACTGGGAAGAGCTGGATTTAA
- the LOC107799640 gene encoding syntaxin-124-like, with amino-acid sequence MNDLFSPSLKKYQDLKQQVQMDDLEAGAGGSGPDPSQNESIDLAKFFEDVENVKEDMKDVEKLYKRLQESNEESKTVHSAKTVKEIRSRMDNDVTQVLKRVKIIKGKLEALERSNAANRKMPGCGPGSSADRTRTSVVSGLGKKLKVLMDDFQALRARMNSEYKETVARRYFTVTGEKADDELIENLISSGESESFLQKAIQEQGRGQIMDTISEIQERHDAVKEIEKNLIELHQIFLDMAALVEAQGQQLNDIESHVAHASSFVRRGTDQLQEARVLQKSSRKCTCIAILLIILLIVVLTFPLWSPLITSRL; translated from the exons ATGAATGACTTGTTTTCTCCTTCGTTAAAAAAATATCAGGACCTGAAACAACAGGTCCAAATGGATGATCTGGAAGCCGGGGCCGGAGGGTCCGGCCCCGACCCTTCCCAGAATGAAAGCATTGATCTTGCTAAATTCTTTGAAGATGTAGAGAATGTGAAAGAAGATATGAAGGATGTTGAGAAGCTTTATAAAAGATTGCAAGAATCAAATGAAGAGAGCAAAACCGTGCATAGTGCTAAAACTGTGAAGGAAATAAGGTCTCGAATGGATAATGATGTGACACAGGTCTTGAAACGAGTAAAGATCATCAAAGGAAAGCTTGAAGCTTTGGAAAGATCCAATGCAGCTAATAGGAAAATGCCAGGTTGTGGTCCAGGATCCTCTGCTGATCGAACGAGGACTTCTGTAGTTAGCGGTTTAGGAAAGAAATTAAAAGTTCTCATGGATGATTTCCAAGCATTGAGAGCAAGAATGAATTCAGAATACAAGGAAACGGTGGCAAGAAG GTACTTCACCGTGACAGGAGAGAAAGCAGACGATGAACTAATAGAGAATTTGATATCAAGTGGAGAGAGCGAGTCATTTCTCCAAAAGGCGATTCAAGAACAAGGAAGGGGACAGATTATGGACACCATATCAGAAATTCAAGAACGACATGATGCTGTGAAGGAAATTGAGAAGAACTTGATTGAGCTACATCAAATTTTCCTAGACATGGCTGCACTAGTGGAAGCACAGGGACAACAATTGAATGATATAGAGAGTCATGTGGCACATGCAAGTTCATTTGTTAGAAGAGGAACTGATCAACTCCAAGAGGCTAGGGTGTTGCAGAAAAGCTCAAGAAAATGTACTTGCATTGCCATTCTCCTTATCATTCTGCTTATCGTTGTCCTCACTTTTCCACTTTGGTCACCTTTAATTACTAGCCGATTGTAG